A region from the Gottschalkia purinilytica genome encodes:
- a CDS encoding NAD(P)H-dependent oxidoreductase gives MKNLIVYANPDPNSFSHSIKELVKEYSKEKGHEVEVRDLYAINFNPVLSLKELKDSEEGILPDEIRKEQDYINWADVITFIFPIWWGIPSILKGYIDRVFAYDFAYTYTESGSKGLLEGKKVFLFNPMGSLNETYENNGMDKALETTINKGIFEFSAMEVVDRKLFGGLPRANEEKAIEYLNQVKESLSKLL, from the coding sequence ATGAAAAATTTAATAGTTTATGCCAATCCTGATCCAAATAGTTTTTCACATTCAATAAAAGAGTTAGTAAAAGAATATTCAAAGGAAAAAGGACACGAAGTTGAAGTAAGAGATCTTTATGCAATAAATTTTAATCCAGTCCTATCACTAAAAGAATTGAAAGATTCAGAAGAAGGAATATTGCCAGATGAAATAAGAAAAGAGCAGGATTATATAAATTGGGCTGATGTAATAACTTTTATATTTCCAATATGGTGGGGAATTCCTAGTATATTAAAAGGATATATAGATAGAGTGTTTGCATATGACTTTGCTTATACGTACACAGAAAGTGGATCAAAAGGATTGTTGGAAGGTAAAAAAGTATTCTTATTTAACCCAATGGGTTCACTCAATGAAACATATGAGAACAATGGAATGGACAAAGCTCTAGAAACTACTATAAATAAAGGGATTTTTGAGTTCAGTGCTATGGAAGTAGTAGATAGAAAGCTATTTGGTGGATTACCAAGAGCTAATGAGGAAAAAGCTATAGAATACTTAAATCAAGTAAAGGAATCATTATCTAAGCTGTTATAA
- a CDS encoding DUF3343 domain-containing protein codes for MEESYCIVTFHITQHSLIFEKILKDKGLEVQLMPVPRQISSSCGISAKVSCNKKAKILQLCKDEDIHIDSFHRVENQKRNNWFLKYLKK; via the coding sequence ATGGAAGAATCTTATTGCATAGTCACATTTCATATTACTCAACATTCTTTAATATTTGAAAAGATTTTAAAAGACAAAGGACTTGAGGTTCAACTAATGCCTGTGCCAAGACAGATTAGTTCTAGTTGTGGTATATCCGCCAAAGTTTCTTGTAATAAAAAAGCTAAAATCCTTCAACTTTGTAAGGATGAAGATATTCATATTGACTCCTTTCATAGGGTTGAAAATCAAAAAAGAAATAATTGGTTTTTAAAGTACCTAAAAAAATAG
- the pyrE gene encoding orotate phosphoribosyltransferase: protein MKIETLKEKEILLEGHFILSSGKHSDKYIQCAKLLQYPDKAEEFLKIVVNKVKTLDFDIIVGSAIGGIIVAYEIGRQLGKPVIFTERKNGKMTLRRGFEIKEGQKILIADDVVATGKTSKEIIELFESLMAKVIGVACIVDKEGIDIGYPIYSCRKLNLKSFEEKDCPLCKKDLPIREGK from the coding sequence ATGAAAATAGAAACTTTAAAGGAAAAAGAAATACTTTTGGAAGGACACTTTATTTTATCATCAGGAAAACATAGTGATAAATACATACAATGTGCAAAACTTTTACAGTATCCAGATAAAGCAGAGGAATTTTTAAAAATTGTTGTGAATAAAGTTAAAACTTTAGATTTTGACATAATTGTTGGATCTGCTATTGGAGGTATAATTGTAGCATATGAAATAGGAAGGCAATTAGGAAAACCAGTAATATTTACAGAGAGAAAAAATGGTAAGATGACATTAAGAAGAGGATTTGAGATTAAAGAAGGACAAAAAATACTTATAGCAGATGATGTAGTAGCAACAGGTAAAACATCTAAAGAAATAATAGAATTATTTGAAAGTTTAATGGCAAAAGTAATAGGAGTTGCTTGTATAGTAGATAAAGAAGGCATTGATATAGGATATCCAATATATAGTTGTAGAAAGCTAAACCTTAAAAGCTTTGAAGAAAAAGATTGTCCACTTTGTAAAAAGGATTTACCTATTAGGGAAGGAAAATAA
- a CDS encoding sulfurtransferase TusA family protein, protein MPNILDARGRSCPEPVIITENAIKSNPNSSLKVLVDSYAAVENITRFVTKKGYNVNIEENNHEFTLNIKK, encoded by the coding sequence ATGCCTAATATATTAGATGCTAGAGGTAGATCTTGTCCTGAACCTGTTATTATAACAGAAAATGCTATTAAATCTAACCCTAATAGTTCTCTCAAAGTTTTAGTTGATAGCTATGCAGCTGTAGAAAACATAACTAGATTTGTTACTAAGAAGGGTTATAATGTGAATATAGAAGAAAATAATCATGAATTTACTCTAAATATAAAAAAATAG
- the yedE gene encoding YedE family putative selenium transporter, producing the protein MSGKRKMFIYGGIIGLIGAILMKMGNPGNMGICIACFYRDIAGAVGLHRAEVVQYIRPEIIGFIFGAFIIAIFKGDFKSRGGSSPIVRFFLGFFLMIGALVFLGCPLRMILRLANWDLNALVGLGGYVFGIFIGIQFLKKGYTLGRSVEQSKISAYLIPIVAVVLLIFLVIKPAFIFFSTEGPGSMKAPLILSLILGMVAGAILQRSRICTAGGFRDAMLIKDYHFLWGILGIFTLNLIANLILNFDNFNISFANQPVAHTNQLWNFLGMVLAGVCSSLLGGCPIRQTILASEGDTDAGITILGLIVGAAFAHNFGLASSGEGATANGKIAVIVGIVFVLFIAYSIVTSKNKEEIQNKGVVKNA; encoded by the coding sequence ATGAGTGGTAAACGTAAAATGTTTATCTATGGGGGAATTATAGGTCTTATTGGTGCTATTCTTATGAAAATGGGAAATCCTGGTAACATGGGTATATGTATTGCTTGTTTTTATAGGGATATTGCTGGTGCTGTAGGTCTTCATCGGGCAGAAGTAGTTCAATACATAAGACCTGAAATTATTGGATTTATTTTTGGTGCTTTTATTATTGCCATTTTTAAGGGAGACTTTAAATCTAGAGGAGGCTCTTCTCCAATAGTAAGATTTTTCTTAGGTTTCTTTTTAATGATTGGTGCATTAGTATTCTTAGGTTGCCCTTTAAGGATGATTCTAAGGTTAGCTAATTGGGACTTGAATGCTCTTGTTGGATTAGGTGGATACGTCTTTGGGATTTTTATTGGTATTCAATTCTTAAAGAAAGGTTATACTCTTGGCAGAAGTGTAGAACAAAGCAAAATATCTGCTTACTTAATACCTATTGTAGCTGTTGTTCTTTTAATTTTCCTAGTTATTAAACCTGCATTTATTTTCTTTAGTACAGAAGGACCTGGCTCAATGAAAGCTCCTCTTATCTTATCTTTAATTCTTGGCATGGTAGCTGGTGCTATTTTACAAAGAAGTAGAATTTGTACTGCTGGTGGGTTTAGAGACGCTATGCTTATTAAAGATTACCATTTTCTATGGGGTATATTGGGAATATTTACTTTAAATTTAATTGCTAATCTCATCTTAAACTTTGATAATTTTAATATTAGTTTTGCAAACCAACCTGTTGCTCATACTAATCAACTATGGAACTTTTTAGGAATGGTACTAGCAGGAGTTTGTTCATCTCTTCTTGGGGGTTGCCCAATTAGGCAAACTATTCTTGCTAGTGAGGGAGATACAGATGCGGGAATCACAATTCTTGGTTTAATTGTAGGAGCCGCTTTTGCTCATAATTTTGGTTTAGCTTCTAGTGGAGAAGGAGCTACTGCAAATGGAAAAATTGCTGTTATTGTTGGTATAGTATTCGTTCTATTTATTGCTTATAGTATAGTAACAAGTAAAAATAAAGAAGAAATCCAGAATAAAGGGGTTGTAAAGAATGCCTAA